CGGGGTCGGGCCTTCTCGAGTCACGCGCCATTAAAATTTCACTCCCGTCTCTCGCACAGCGTCGGCCAAGGCTCTCACCCGGCCGTGATAAAGAAATCCATTCCGGTCAAAAACCGCTTGCTCGACGCCCCGGGTCTTGGCCCGCTCGCCGAGAAGTTTCCCCACCAAGGATGCGCCCTGTATGTTGCTTCCCCGCGTGCTCTCGCCCGACTTCGACTGGGCCGCAAAATCCTTCTCGCACGAGGAGGCCGCCGCGAGCGTCAGGCCCTGGATATCGTCAATGAGCTGCGCGTAGATGTGCTTGCCGCTCCGGTAGACGGCCAGGCGCGGCCGATCGCTGGTGCCGCGGATTTTCCGGCGGACCCGCTTTTTTCTCGACAACCAAGCTTCGCGCTTGCTGTTCTGACTCAACGCGCACACTCCTCCGGGGCCTAAACGCCCGACTTGCCCACCTTGCGGCGGACATACTCACCGGTGTAGCGGATTCCCTTGCCCTTGTAGGGCTCGGGCGGCTTGATCTTGCGAATCTCCGCCGCCACCCAGCCAACCTTTTGCTTGTCGATGCCCACGACCTTGATGGCGTTCCGCTGCCGGTCGCTCTGGACCTCGAAATCGATGCCCTCTATCGGCTCGATCCGCACCGGGTGCGAGTAGCCGACATGGAGGACAAGCCCTTTCCCCTGCGCCTCGAC
This genomic window from bacterium contains:
- the rplR gene encoding 50S ribosomal protein L18 — translated: MSQNSKREAWLSRKKRVRRKIRGTSDRPRLAVYRSGKHIYAQLIDDIQGLTLAAASSCEKDFAAQSKSGESTRGSNIQGASLVGKLLGERAKTRGVEQAVFDRNGFLYHGRVRALADAVRETGVKF